GTTCAAAAGCATGGTTTAACCAAGTGCAGAAAAGACATAAGATCAGTAGAATTAGTAGAAAGTACTAGGATCAGTGATGACTGTGACATTTTTTTCATCTATCAAGCAGAAGAGATATATTcagacttcttcttcttcttcagagggAGATGTACCCCAAAAAAACATTTTCCAaaaactgatggtgttggtggagaAGATTTCATGATTGCGAACTTTGGGCAAGAAGCAGGGACTATATCAGGCCAGAGGAAAGCCCCCATTGCATATTCTCTCTTGTAAGCCAAATCACCCATGGCTGGTAAACCATATTCCATTAACAATCTGTCAAGCTTCCACTCCGGCATGTCTTCATAATCTTTCCTGTTGTACCTGGGATAATGCAACGGCATCTGAAAATAGTTGCTTAAACCAACAACCTTCTTGTTCTCCATCTTTCTTTTACTCAGCTCTAAACACTCAAGAATTCACACACAGATATTAAGCCAGGGACTGAAGTGGTTATGAAATGAGCTCCTGCCTTCTTGCTTTTTATGGTGGTGGTAGGTTTTCAAGGGATGAGTTAAAGTGGAAACCCAATGGGCGGCATCTGGCTTTGGGAACTAGGGTTCTCTACGCATGTCACGCTGATAACATGGTTTACCTGCTCGTGCATTGCTGTCAGAACTCAAAAAAGAGTTGTTTGGAAAAGGCTGAAAATATGAAGATTGATACTTTTGATGCACCACTCATGTATCACAAAACTTATGCTGCTGATATAAGACATTACACACTGTTAACATTTCTCACTAACCCAGAAATTGGAATATGCTTTACTAGGCCAGACAAAAAGTGAATGGTTGCACTTTTACCCATTGAAAAACCTTATGAATCCAGCGGATTTTACTGTTGTAGTGACAATCTACTTGAATTCAGCTTCTCCAAGAAAAACCTGTCCTGTCTGGAACAATTAAAATTGCCTAACGGAGATCTATATCCACTGctataaaaaacaaaaaccaatggTTGGAGAGGCCCGGATTCCCTCTAATGCTTGACTAGATCAGGTTGATTGACTGATAGCCCATGTAGGGCTATTAAAGTGGGCATCCAATCCATCGCCAATATCGCCCAATCCATTGCTAATTGGCGATATGAACTGCAATTTTGATCTCATATATGCAAAATCCTCAAAATCGTTTCCTCTAATGTGGGACTGATTATCACTCTTACTTTGTATTGACTAATTAACAAGCCGGCAACTTGGTCAGAACTTAGGTTAGAATTTCTAACTTCAGCCAAGACGGACATTCCTTATTCCTTCTTAGCCTTGACTTACTACAAGGTCCCAAGGGATCTAAACTACCAAGCTTTCAACATTAAATTTTATTCTCAAGTCACTATTTCTTATTTTTGAATATGCGATATTATGGATATTAGGATACTATTATAATCTCAGAGACAGCCAAATGTATCAGAGTTTGACAAACTTGCACTTGTATTTAAGCATTGGGATGCTGCATTTTATCATTTGGCGTATCAAGCAAGCTTTGCTTTGTCACCTTTCTGCGATTTCTCAGTAGCAGGAACCACAGCAGTAAAAGATTTCTGCTTATCTGTGTGTAGGAGGAAACACTAACGAGCTTTTGGTACTGCTCATGAACAAAGACATGCAAATGAGGCATgctgattattttggttgtgttacTGACTAGCGAGGTTTCATCAAACTTGGTTACAGCCACAATCCGTCCAACTAATACACACAAGAAATATGGAGACAACAAATTGAGTACATTGGCGATACACTAAATGCATGTAAATCCTGAACTTGAAATTTTTTGCAGGGATATTTACAACAAGGAAAACTGAGACTAGCATTTGTAATGGGAACACTACATGGATTATGTTACATCAGCCTGAACTGCTACACCATTTGTGTAATATGTACAGTGTAGACAGCAAGCTTAACTCAAAAACTTCCCAAAAAAAGGAAGCAAAGGAAGAACAAAATAAATATCACGCAGTTGGGAACAAAATTAGAGCGTGATGAACTAGTGTTAATGAAGCCTATCGCTGATTGAAGGAAGCAGCTGTGACGTTTCGAGTTAGGCTGAGACTTGGAAGCCCAAAAATGTTTCAGGAAAAAGCCAAGAGAGCACCTACTTAGACGGCTTGGTCAAGGATATTTCGTAATTCGTCAGCACTTCTCAGCTTATTGATACTGCAAAAGAATCCAATGAAAATGTAATGTTAAGTACTGGACTAAGGTTTGGTTCTTCTAGATGCAAACATCAAATCAGCATTCAAAATGCTATGTAAATTATGCTATCAAGTAACAAAGCTTACCGTAAAAGAGTGTCGCCACTAGATGCCACCACCTCAGAAATCCATTCCGGAAGTAGTTCTTTTAAAAGTGTTAACTGTTCTTCAGTTTCTCCTGAAACCCCAAGAAACTCAAGTTAGATCAAACTTTTATATTTCAGAAAAGATGATGATTATCATAATAGTCACAGAATCAAGGGTCTTACTTCTATCAATTACATCGATGTGGTTCGCGGTTATTTTTTGTATAACTTCCTCTTTCGTGGCAACACTACGCTTCATTGAGTTAAATATGAGATGGACCATGTCAAACATTTTCGGTAGGCGGGCAATCATCCTTTTCCTCAACTTTGCGCGAGAGAGGTCTGAGTCTTGCTCCTCCATTACCCTTTTCTCATTCTCCTTTACAATGAAATACTGACTTCAGCACTCAAATGTTTAGGATCATCCTACTTGAAATGCAAGATAAGGCTTAAAAAGATCTCAAAATGATTCTTAGCAAGGTAGATTGTTGAATTACCAGATGCACAAGCTCTGCCCCAAGAAGATTATCTAGACCAGTCGAAGAACTCGCCTCCTCGTTTATCTTTTCCATGGGATTTGACTTCTTCACCGGAGTATTAAACAACAATGACCTGTTCCTAGGTGGGCGCCGAAGCAACTTGCTTGGTGACTCAACTGAATCATCTTCTTGATGTATTATACGTTCTCTCTTAGGTGTTGGGAGATCAGGTGTGACAGTCATCATCACCCTTGATGGAGTGGATATGACTTTAGCTGGAGTAACTTCAAAGACACCAACATCTTTTGAATAGCAATCTTCAGTTTTCTTGGATTTGATTTCGACAGAAGTTGCCAAAGGGCTTGGAGGAGGTGTTTTTACTGAATTAAGAATATTCATTGAGTTGATAGAATTGGGTAGTTTAGAAGAATGTCTAAGAGGAGATGGAATAGCTGAACAAGGAGATTCCTCCTTTGAGATTTCACACAAGGCTGAGGTTGCTGGTGCTTTTGAGGTGGAAGGTTCTGAAGGAATtgttagcaggtctgttctttcTGATTCTAGGATTGGAACCTTTGCCGAGAATCGCCTCTTGAAAGAACTAGGTAGGACAGAGGCCGCAACAAGATTGGAAGCTTCTCTAGTGTTATCTTGCTTTGTTGGGTTAGATAGTTGAGGCAGTATTCCCTCTGGAACATCATCATTCTGATCAAAGAAACACTGGTCAGCCTCACACGTAAAACTGACCCCAAGTCTACAATTAGTAGGAGATTGAGCCATTTAATGTAGAAATAGAATGGAAGAAAGCAATCTGGAGATTGCAATATATAAGAATGGAAGAAAACAGATGCGAACAAGAAGAAATATAATAATTCTTCAATTACATGCGTCTTACCAGAACTACAATCCTGAGTATATAAATAGGAAAACAAATACTAAATCTAGAACTAAGATACTTAGAATAGTTACACCCtaaaaagagaaagaccaagaAAAGGAAATACTGTAACAGAATTTCTAAATCAAGGCAATCACAGAACTTCTAAATACGTAAGTAGCCAAAGAGAAAGATAGAAAAAGAACTGTGTCTAAGATTCAGGTTTGTTCTACATCACCATTTCTGAAAATCATCTATCAAATTTCTTGGAGGATCCTCCTACTTTACAAATAGAATTTAAATCACCACTACTACAACAGCAACCTATATTGCAATTGGCATTTGATTATATTATAATTTAGAATATAAAGCTTAAATCAACagatgttagggtaccgaccctaaactcgtcgtaagcccatgggtagaattcaactcaaaaaccggttgattagatgagggaacccattgacttataaactaccaattaagccccatTCAACCAATGGGGGACTAGAatcccaacatcccaccacgTTTACAGACCAaacgtcctcgttggcccactctatcgacactggCCCGAAGGTAtccctttctcttatggcggcttcactcccctatcagtatttaatgcgggtgacaactacgcccatacatagATGCCCCATCActttaatctagcctataggtcacccctttCGTGGAGCGGGTATGGATCGTagtggttggctctgataccaaatgttagggtaccgaccctaaactcgtcataagcccatgggtagaactcaactcaaaaaccggttgactagatgagggaacccattgacttataaactaccaattaagccccattcaaccaatgtgggactagaaTCCCAACAACAGAGGGTCATGGGGAGTACCTGAGGATGAGATTTTAAAAAATCCTTAAGGCGGGATCGAAAGATCTTCTCCAGACTTGAAAACCCCTTCCCAGGTTCATAATTTTGGGGCAAAGAAATCAAAAAATCTGACTTCTTGAACCGTGTTAACTCGTCTTGTTGTACTGTAACCTTCTAATACAATCTCCTCGGGTAATAGATATTTGATTTGCGCTAAATTTGCAGTAATAAATCTCCTGAAAAGCATAAACCAACTGAAATCAGAAACAAAGAATACACAAATGTAGatctaaagaagaaagaaatgaaattggcaaaAAGGAATTACCTTTTTGTTAGAGATTCAACGCTGCGTGAAACATTAGTGAATGTAGTCATTGTTCGTCTCATTCTAAGtaatctaattgatttttccATACTCTTAAAGAAATCAATCAACAATTCATACCTGATTGAAAATGAATCCAAAATTAGTAAGCATTACAAAATGAATTAACAATAATGTGAAAtcaaacaaatcaaaatcaaatcttaCTTTTCTGGGAGTGTGATTGGATTCTTCTTTTTAGGTTTAGAGACAGGTGTGACTGGATTCATGGAGGacgattcttcttctttcttagaTTTACTTGCCATCATATACTCTTGCATATCTTTCACAGATCGAATCTTCTTCTGTTTGAAGCTTTCAGAAATTGACGATGGAGCTGAGGCTTTCTTCATTTCTAAATGTTAAACCAAGTCCTGAAGACTCTGCTAGAAAGACTGCACACCAAGTCTCTTGACCTAGTTTTGTGTCAGATTCTTAAGCCTACATTTGTGGCATGCTCAGTCTTTGATTTGTTTACCAAATCTGTAACAGTTTATCTTGAAAGTGATTAATATAAATTGAACCACTATCTGCACATAGAAGGTGTGGAAGCATTCACCAAAATCCATACtctaacttggtatcagcctGATCCAAGCCATCTTCCGCTCAATAccacaacaaaaataaaatttcatgGCAGACACAACAAACACCCTAAGACAGGTGCAGATTCATCACCTTGTCACATTAAAACACACAGAAACAAATCATATCCTATGGAAGGCACAGTTCAAATCAATCTTAAAAGGCTATGATCTCAGTGGATTTGTAGATGGAACAAAATAAGTTCCTTCAAAGACATTACCTGAAAGTGAAGATATAAATCCTGCGTTTACAGCTTATGAGCATCAGGATTCTCTCATTGTTGGCTGGCTCAATTCAACTCTAACACCTGAAGTCTTGAGTAATGTAGCTCACCTAACAACTGCAAAGGATGTCTGGGATAAACTATAATCAGAATatgcaccaaaaacttttcatcatcagatgaatctgaaaaagcaGCTGCATAGCATGTCAAAAGGTAACAAAACTCTCAAAACCTATTTGAATGATGCTAAATCTTTGTTTGCTCAATTGGCAGAATCTGGTTGTGCTGTAACAACAAATGAAAAGAAACAAGCCATTAGTAATGGACTTAACCAAAGCTATGATCCTATTGTCACTGCTTTGAGCACTGTTGAGGATATGCCAATAGACACCTTTTACTCTCATCTGATCACATATGACATGCGCCAAGAATCACAGTTGTCATCACTACAGTCTCCAATAGCAAATGTAGCTGTCTCAAAATTTCCCTCCACAAGCATAGGAAATCCAAAGAATCCAGTCCAACAGAAATATCCATATTCCAACAATAATATGCATACTCGTCAGCAGCAGAATCAGAAACCTCCTCATTTCATAGAAAAGTGCCAGATTTGTAAGAAGAAGGGCCATCTTGGTGACAGATGTTGGTTTCGATATGACAAACCCACAACCAACAACCAGCGTCCAGCGCAGGCCTATATTGCTTTACCTGGAGACCAGTTTGGAAATCAGTGGGTAACTGACACAGGTGCAACTCATCATCTGACTTCTGATATGAGAAATCTGTCCATTCCTTATGAATACAATGGCACTGAGCAGGTTCATGTTGGAAATGGTAATGCACTGGAAATCTCCAATGTTGGTAATGCATCTTTTACGCTTAATTCCCGAACTTTTGCATTGAATCATATTTATCATGTTCCTAAAATCAAGACAAACTTGTTGTCTGTATCACAATTATGTAAAGACAATAATGTTTATTTTGAGTTTCATGCTGGTTTCTTTGTTGTTAAGGACAAGCGCACGGGGATAATGCTGCTGAGAGGGTTTAACAAGAATGGCCTTTACATGTTTGAAGGGGTAGATTTGATTCAGCACTCAATAAAACCTGAAGCTATGGTGACCTATACTCTTCCTCTTTGGCACCAGAGACTAGGACATCCTATGCTTAGCACTGTGTCAAGAATCTGTCATCAATTTTCACTTCCAGTAACAAATAAAAATTTTGGCTTCTGTCATTCTTGTCATGTGAGTAAAAGCAAGAAGTTATCTTTTTCTCTGAGTAAAAAAGTTTATAATAAGCCTTTGATCTTAGTTGTTTCAGATATATGGGTCTCACCCTCCTTATCAAGAACTGGTTTTCGGTATTACATTTTGTTTATGGATGTCTATTCTCACTATACATGGATCTTTCCCCTAGTGCTAAGGTCTGATGCATTGCAGACTTTTATTCTCTTTCGCTAACAAGTTGAGAATCTCACTGGTCATAAGATTAAAActtttcaatctgataatgctcttgaatatcaaaaatttACTTCCTATTTAAATGAGTCTGGCATTCAGCATCGTTTTTCATGTCCTCACACGTCACCTCAGAATGGTTTGGCAGAAAGAAGAATCAGACATGTCACAGAGTCTGGTTTGGCCTTATTGTTTCATGCTCATATGCCTAGGTATTTTTGGGCAGATGCTTTTGTTACTGCATGTTATCTTATAAACCGCCTACCTCCTTCAAAGTCAGACTCAAAAAACCCATTGGAAATGTTATTCAACAAAGTACCAGACTATTCCTTCTTAAAAGTTTTTGGCTGTCTTGCATATCCTTGCTTAAGGCAATATAATAAAGACAAACTTGATCCTTGGTCGATTCAATGTGTTTTTATAGGATACAGTAATGCACATAAGGGGTACATGTGTTTACATAGAGAAACAAACATAATCTACATCTCTAGACATGTGCGCTTTGAAGAATctacattcccattcttgcctctcaaGCATCAAACCCCAGTGCCAAATCCAGGTATTGTACAATCCAGCACAAGTATTTTCTCTAAGACTCCATTTGGTATAGGAAATAATACTGTAATTCAGGGTACTGCTTCACAACCTACTGCTGCACAGACATCAGACAACGTGAATATTTCAGCATCCCCCTCTGAAGGTTTGCCTTGCTCTGATGCAACAATCTCTCCTGCGGCTAGTTCAGCAACTTCAACTTCTGAAACTGCTACAACTCTGCCTGCTGCATCTTCACATATTGGTGACGAAGTTGAGAGTACAACTCTATCC
The nucleotide sequence above comes from Papaver somniferum cultivar HN1 chromosome 8, ASM357369v1, whole genome shotgun sequence. Encoded proteins:
- the LOC113304078 gene encoding uncharacterized protein LOC113304078; amino-acid sequence: MENKKVVGLSNYFQMPLHYPRYNRKDYEDMPEWKLDRLLMEYGLPAMGDLAYKREYAMGAFLWPDIVPASCPKFAIMKSSPPTPSVFGKCFFGVHLPLKKKKKSEYISSA
- the LOC113305393 gene encoding CDT1-like protein a, chloroplastic, which produces MAQSPTNCRLGVSFTCEADQCFFDQNDDVPEGILPQLSNPTKQDNTREASNLVAASVLPSSFKRRFSAKVPILESERTDLLTIPSEPSTSKAPATSALCEISKEESPCSAIPSPLRHSSKLPNSINSMNILNSVKTPPPSPLATSVEIKSKKTEDCYSKDVGVFEVTPAKVISTPSRVMMTVTPDLPTPKRERIIHQEDDSVESPSKLLRRPPRNRSLLFNTPVKKSNPMEKINEEASSSTGLDNLLGAELVHLENEKRVMEEQDSDLSRAKLRKRMIARLPKMFDMVHLIFNSMKRSVATKEEVIQKITANHIDVIDRRETEEQLTLLKELLPEWISEVVASSGDTLLRINKLRSADELRNILDQAV